The genomic stretch CACAAACTCCAAACAATAGCCAACCATACACACTCCGCCTTACTCCTTTAACTTTCTTATGTAAACAAAAAGAACTTCATCTCCAAAAGCTTTCTTTAAAATCAGGCGCTTTATGATTTAACAATCCTATCCAAACGGCTATTTCCTTCCAAACTTCATCCGCCTTCCAGCATAACAAAAGAGAATGGACCGAAGATTCGCCAATTTCATCGTAAAAGACAAAAGAAAGATTTGTAGGAGATGAAAGAATACCTCTAAAGGCTAACAATTCTTTTGTGGAGATCCTATTAATGAAGCATCTCCACCTGAATGCTTTGACTTTAAGAGGAACCTCCGCCTTCCAAATGGAAGCAAAAATAGTGTCAAAACGATTTACTAGGCCATACGAAATATACCTGCTGCACGGAGAATCATAACAAGAAGAAACAGTGAAAATTCCGTATACCGGCAGTCTCCAAAAAGGAACACTATAGAGAAAGCCGCTTCCAAGAAACGTCAAACTATCTAATCTATTGGACCTCGTTATGAAACATAGTTTACAATAACAACAAGTTGTTGAGAGACCTGATACATGATATCAGGTATCCTTTAGTTTAACTGTATTTTGTTAAAAGACATATTCAATGGCGTTAGTTCCTCATGAGAAGCGACCTTTATAGCTTCAAAAATAGTGGGAAAAGACATGATATTTGATATTGTCACTGGTTGTGAAGTTTCATCCAATCCTTGTTATCCTAACCTCTTTGTAGATGATGTGTTATGTATGTCTATCTTACCCAACTCATAGTTCCACAATCTTCATGAGGAACTAACTCCATTGAATATGTCTTTTAACAAAATACAGTTTAACTAAAGGATACCTGATATCATGTATCAGgtctctcaaaaacttgttgttATTGTAAACTATGTTTTATAACGAGGTCCAATAGATTAGATAGTTTGACGTTTCTTGGAAGGGGCTTTCTCCATAGTGTTCCTTTTCGGATTCACGTTGTGCAAGCTTTATTCCTAAAGAAGTAATTTTTCTTCTTTAGCTTGCAAGATTTGATGTCAAACTATGTTATacatattatttaataactcGTTCGCGCCTTCGATTCTGAGGCTAGCTTGTAAAAATTAGAAACCATGTAGTGCCTTCGGTCTGGAAGTCATTGGTGGTGATGGTGGTCTGAGCGAAGGCTCGTCTTGTTGGAGCAAAGAAACAAGTCCTAGGATATAAGGAGGTTGGAAGAGATCTAGATGTAATGGAGTGTTCACAATGTCTTGATCTGCACCACCTTGAGCAAGATGCGGTGGATCTCTTGCGGCTTTAGCAGCAGCAACAACGGAGGCCGCTTTGTAGAAAGCGATGAAGCAAGTAGCTTTAAATCTTGCATTGTTGATAGATCTGAAGATTAAAGATATGGAAATCTAGAAATTAGAGTTGATTTTCTACTGGAGTATATTGAAAGCAACACATATGTGGTTCATTCTCAGGAACTCCGATCTGTTAGGTTGTGAAAGCTTGGAATCAGTAAATGGAATAGGAATATTCACTCGTGGAAAATGCATGAATCAGTAGTCGAATCCCACAGACAGCGCCACTATTTCTTTATGGAACCGAAGTTGATCAGAGATTGGAGGTTGCGAGGTGCAACAATGGACTTGAGCTTCCGATGCGATGGGGAAAAGGAGCTACCTTGCAATGTTAACGGTCCAACGTTCAATGAGTATTATAGTAAGATAAATGagtgaattttgaatttgaattgtgtacttggaaaatgaCACGCTTATCATATAAAGTAGGATAATTGTAACTAGTGGTGGCAAAACGAGTCGTGGTCCGTCGGACAGGCCAGAACACCCGCCATAAAATGGCGGATAAGGTTGGGATTTTGGGCCCGCCGCCCACCAAAGCTTGCCCCGCAAAAACCCGCCGTCCGCCAATGCTCGTCCCACCAAACCACCGCCCGCCAAAGTGTTCCCCACCTATTCATTAAGTCTTTCCCGCCTTAAGCTCAtccttttttattaattaattctagtaatttcaattcttgatggctttattttatacattcatttgtgaatatatgcgacattttttaaagtaaaatttgtttaaaagatgttttataaaaaaattattctaaaaaataaaggaaaaatttaattgaaagataaaaaaaaaattaatttattaaaaaaataaaataaataacttggAGGGCAAACCCGCCAACCGGTCACTTTAGTGCGGcggacatgatttttatgcccattttaacTTGACGGATTTGTCCGTCCCGCTTTTTTTTAAGACTTAAGCGGAGCGGAACACAACAAAGTGAACAACCCATTTTTCCCACTCCTAATTATAACAATCTATTATTTTTCAGATGTAGCATGCGGGGGGgagttgttgaaagtattttaaaACTTAATAATCCTCCCCATAGTAACACTCCTATGTTGCCATAGAACtaacaaattattattttctatggccgTGACAGTTGGCCCTTCAAACCGGCCAaacacaaaaatatataaaagtattcatatattttactttaaactattatatttatCCAACTAAACAAAGTGCATATTATTAATATCTCAACCCAAAAATATCCATTGTCTTTCCTACTTTAGAATTATCATGTGTGAGATTTAAATTTCATATATACATAGGCCATCCTATTCCTATCCAATTATGCACTATAAAATAAACAACCACCTTTGCCACTTTTTAGGTAAAGTACCATATTTGCTTTGTGTATAAATAATGGTGTATCCTTGTTAATTTCAATCAAGAAAcagattaattgtattgattcaaatAGATACTCTTTGACACACATTTTCTTCTATGGCACCTCAACAAGATCTTGCTAAGATAGGGTTAGAAGGCTTTGCTCTAATTGATGCGTTCTATGGTCCACCATCAAAAATATCCTCTAATGGAGGAAGGAAGAGACAGGTTCATAGCAAAGATCAGTACAATAAGGAAGAGATGAATAGCAAAGATGCAGCTTATAATTATGGCGGAATTATGCTTGTCAACTATCCTAAAACCAAACCTAAGAACAGGTGGGGTAATATCTTTAAGGTCTTCAAATCTTGAAGTTATTTATCCATATTAAACATTTTGGGctcttgaatatatatatatatatatatatatatatatatatatatatatatatatatatatatatatatatatatatatatatatatatatatatatatatatatatatatatatatatatatatatatatatatatatatatatacttctcTTTAACTATatatcatggttttaaattgcggatgcggttgcggttgcggatgttgcgattgcggtcattgcgcttgttgtgatgcgcattgcggccgttgcggcgtgaatttttaaaagaaagtgtttgaaatattatattgaaaatcacttaatgttatgttttttcatattatataagaagtaaattgagttttagacttctaatatattgatttttgatgaaaatactttaaaaaaacatGATTAAAATTGTCTGATGGGGTTCCTAATGCATCCGGAAGCGGGACTttaaaatcacaccgcaattACGGTCCGATGCGGTTGCAGAGGCAACTGCATCCGCAATATTGCGGGTGCAATTGCGAttgcggaccgcaatttaaaaccatgctaTATATAGTAAGGAAAAAACAAGAGACCTTACCATATTATATATGTTTGCTCCACTTAAATTGTGCTTTTCTTGTAACTTGTGAGTTGTACTTTTATTGATAAAGTGATATACTAAACTTTTGTATAATTTTCTTGGGAAATGCTATTCATACACTCATAACTTACACCAATACATACACCAAACACTATTCACCGTATTTGTACGGTGaatagtgttttttaaaataaaataataatatttatttttaattttaaaattaaggacgacattgttcatgtacggacgtgcattaaccaacttcattactatattaaccaaatttttacactgcattaaccaagtttgacgactgttaaaaataatttttaatacctggatattgcattaaccaacttcattactgcattaaccaagtttttacattgcattaaccaaatttgatgacTACAGTAAAGTACTATTCAtaggtgtaagaatagcattacttaaatttggttaatgcaatgtaaaaacttggttaatgcagtaatgaagttggttatgCAATatccagatattaaaaataatttttaacagtcatcaaacttggttaatgcagtgtaaaaatttggttaatgcagtaatgaagttggttaatacacGTCCGTACATGAGCAGTGTCAttcgtaattttaaaaataaaaaatattttttatatatattattattttattttaaaaaacactattcaccgtataaatacggtgaacaatgtttggtgtaagtattggtgtaggTTTTGGGTGTAAAAATAGCATTACTCATTTTTCTTATAGCAATAACTTAGAATGGTAAAAACAGTAACCAGTTAGTACAACAGTATCATCTTTTAACATTGGCACACGAAATTTCATCTGACATCAGCCACGGTAGTGTACTCTACAAAATGTTTCTAGCAAAGCAATATAGGAAGAAAGAAGATGCATGTTTACCAAAgtctaaaatatttcttttaagcTGATCATATCTCTTACTAAACTCAACACTTAAATCAACCAATTATTTGCACGATAAAATAGTTATCTCATTGTTTTCATCACCATGAGTTTCAAGACAAAAATTTACCTTGTCTAATTTCTTTATTAATTCTTTAGAATGTACTTAATAAAATTTTTTGGATggtttttttgaatgaaaattaaTCTTCATATATTTGTTACATTCTTTTCATATGATGTCTCTAGTAACGACGTTTCATGTGTTTTTTCATGTGATTCTGATGATGGTTTTTCATATGTAATTAAGTTTGCTCTACTGATCTACTCAATTAATTGGATCAattcttttagttttttaatGAATTTCTTCTTACTTGATCTATTTTGAAAATCAACaacaacttttgaattttttattcaattgttGCATCAGATTTATTGTATCAGTTCTTGAATTTTAGatcactactataaataatacatttttgggttaaatgcaattcacccccctgccattagggcgtgtTTCAGATTTGTCCCcttgaatcttttttttttaagaagacaCCCTTATAAAAGTGTAAACCCAGTttcaccacacccttttactACCAATGCTGACTGGGCTTTGATTGATTGGCTGACGTGGCAAATGAATTATGCTGACTGTGTTATCttcttaaaaataaatagatttctaGGGTTTTCTTTCTCCCCCAATCTGAAAATTGCTCGTACCAGTTTCAATTCCATCCCTGTGCTTACCCTGTTCTTCCTCGTCCATTCAATTCGATCATCGCGTAGTCATGGTTGGATGCAGTTCACGAATGAGCACGGTTGGGTCAGTATCATCGCATGATTTGCCCAGATGTGGGTGTGGTGTAACGATGAAGATGTGGAGAGCCAACACAGTGCAAAACCCCAACCGAAAATTCTGGAAATGTCGAAGCGCTGGGGTGAGTATGTTTATCTCATCATCTAATATTGATTTTTCTATATGCTAACTCAGGTTCCATCTCATTTTGTGTAGACTGAGAATAGCTGTGAACTATTTTTATGGGATGATGAAATTGTCGAATTCAACAAAGGAGAAACTGTCACTTCACCATTTTGCAAGAAGTGTGATATACTACAAATGAAACTGGAATCAGTGTCAAACAAATTGGAGAaagtgaagatgaaggttgaagtTCAGAAAAGGAAAATTATGCAGCTTAGGATAACACTTGTTTTGTGTTGTATGATTGTTGgttttatttacaatttcatgTAATTTGTCTAATTTAGTTAGGGTTGAATGATGTAATTTTCGATGATGTGTAATATACTTGGAAACATGTTTTTAATTGAAGGAGTGTGCTGATTTTGTTAACAGTTTTATTTGGTTCAATTTGCTGAGGTACATGTACTGAGAAGCACTACTGCATAATTGAGAAATAACCAAAAGCACATATGTGCATAATtcaaaatcatatataaataaccCAAATCCATACTTGATTCATTACCAATAGCACAAA from Vicia villosa cultivar HV-30 ecotype Madison, WI linkage group LG4, Vvil1.0, whole genome shotgun sequence encodes the following:
- the LOC131599675 gene encoding uncharacterized protein LOC131599675, encoding MVGCSSRMSTVGSVSSHDLPRCGCGVTMKMWRANTVQNPNRKFWKCRSAGTENSCELFLWDDEIVEFNKGETVTSPFCKKCDILQMKLESVSNKLEKVKMKVEVQKRKIMQLRITLVLCCMIVGFIYNFM